Proteins encoded in a region of the Thunnus thynnus chromosome 8, fThuThy2.1, whole genome shotgun sequence genome:
- the samd13 gene encoding sterile alpha motif domain-containing protein 13, with amino-acid sequence MKINCSVTDSGMEDKANGSVDTKSPVENGQLPDPANWGVADVVNYFKATGFEEQATAFQDQEIDGKSLLLMTRNDVLTGLSIKLGPALKIYEYHVKPLQTQHLKSNAS; translated from the exons ATGAAAATTAACTGCAGCGTTACAGATT ctggCATGGAAGACAAAGCAAATGGCTCTGTTGACACCAAAAG CCCAGTGGAGAACGGTCAGCTGCCGGACCCTGCCAACTGGGGGGTCGCCGACGTCGTCAATTACTTCAAAGCAACAGGGTTTGAGGAGCAAGCCACGGCTTTCCAGGATCAG GAAATCGATGGGAAGTCCCTGCTCCTGATGACGCGCAACGATGTCCTGACGGGGCTGTCGATAAAGCTGGGCCCTGCACTGAAGATCTATGAGTATCATGTGAAGCCGCTGCAAACTCAACACCTGAAGAGCAACGCCTCGTAG